The following are encoded together in the Bacillus cereus group sp. RP43 genome:
- a CDS encoding metallophosphoesterase, protein MKNFRYLNIFTILIVYTLLMFYIGWNGWVWLSTVFGWESWGYYAFIVGFISYAYILVQVFKFLPFLRTVGSIWFAVIQYALMLLPLADIAVFFLQFSLEKETAIIWTGTVVLLVFVFIFAYGVFNAYSPVVRKYEVHIPKKVEGRKSLRIAMASDMHFGKLSGVSHLKRLVRHVNEMEPDIILLPGDIIDDHPGVFIQKNMGPIMKQMKAPLGVYGVLGNHEYYGRAVPEFLQEMDKIDIRILLDEVITIEDDFYLVGRRDKTERDRQSFENLMSTVDKSLPVIAMDHQPFELKQAADAGVDLLLSGHTHRGQMAPNHIVTRRMYELDWGYVQKGAFHAIVSSGFGFWGPPLRLGSRSEIVQVEVTFE, encoded by the coding sequence GTGAAAAATTTTCGTTATCTCAATATATTCACTATTTTAATTGTATACACACTACTTATGTTTTACATTGGCTGGAACGGCTGGGTTTGGCTCAGTACGGTATTTGGCTGGGAATCTTGGGGATATTACGCTTTCATAGTCGGATTTATTTCATATGCGTATATTCTCGTGCAAGTGTTTAAATTCCTTCCTTTCCTGCGAACTGTCGGTTCAATTTGGTTTGCGGTTATACAATATGCGCTCATGTTATTGCCATTAGCCGATATTGCAGTCTTCTTTTTACAGTTTTCTCTAGAGAAAGAGACGGCAATTATTTGGACAGGAACGGTCGTTTTACTCGTATTCGTCTTTATCTTCGCATATGGAGTATTCAACGCATATAGCCCAGTAGTAAGAAAATACGAAGTGCACATACCGAAAAAAGTAGAAGGGCGTAAAAGTTTACGCATTGCGATGGCTTCGGATATGCATTTCGGTAAACTGTCTGGTGTTTCGCATTTAAAGAGACTTGTTCGTCATGTAAATGAAATGGAGCCCGATATTATTTTACTGCCTGGTGATATTATCGACGATCATCCAGGTGTGTTCATTCAAAAAAATATGGGACCAATCATGAAACAGATGAAAGCTCCATTAGGCGTATATGGTGTGTTAGGAAACCATGAATATTACGGCCGAGCTGTTCCTGAGTTTTTACAAGAGATGGATAAGATTGATATTCGTATTCTTTTAGATGAAGTCATTACAATTGAAGATGATTTTTATCTCGTTGGAAGAAGAGATAAAACAGAGCGTGATCGTCAAAGTTTTGAAAATTTAATGAGTACGGTAGATAAATCGCTTCCTGTTATCGCAATGGATCACCAACCATTTGAATTAAAACAAGCAGCGGACGCCGGCGTTGATTTATTATTATCCGGTCACACGCATCGCGGACAAATGGCGCCAAATCATATTGTGACGAGAAGAATGTATGAATTAGACTGGGGATACGTACAAAAAGGTGCATTCCACGCGATTGTTTCTTCTGGGTTCGGGTTCTGGGGACCACCGCTTAGACTGGGAAGTAGATCTGAGATTGTGCAGGTGGAAGTTACGTTTGAATAG
- a CDS encoding sulfate/molybdate ABC transporter ATP-binding protein: MSIQIQNLSKQYGTFQALTDIHLDIPKGELVALLGPSGSGKTTLLRIIAGLEEADQGSISFDGEDLTNIHVKNRQVGFVFQHYALFKHMNVFENVAFGLKVRKKNLRPSAEVIEEKVTELLKLVKMDGFAKRYPAQLSGGQRQRIALARALAVEPKILLLDEPFGALDAKVRKELRRWLRKLHDEFQITSVFVTHDQEEALDVADRIVVMNEGRIEQMGTPEEVYENPASPFVYDFLGNVNLFHGRVHKGKLNVGSVALEAPEHKHVSNVDGVGYVRPHHLSISRTKQSVDAIPAKVSYSHAVGPVVYVELKRDGTEEYLEAEISKEQFRKLNIQTGEFVYVHPREVKVFIPEDFVI; encoded by the coding sequence GTGAGTATTCAAATTCAAAATTTATCAAAACAATATGGTACATTTCAAGCGCTGACAGACATTCATTTGGATATTCCAAAAGGTGAACTGGTCGCTTTATTAGGTCCATCAGGTTCTGGGAAAACGACGTTATTACGAATTATTGCAGGGCTAGAAGAAGCGGATCAAGGTTCCATTTCATTTGATGGGGAAGATTTAACAAATATTCATGTGAAAAACCGGCAAGTCGGTTTCGTCTTCCAGCATTATGCACTTTTTAAACATATGAATGTATTTGAAAATGTCGCTTTCGGTTTAAAAGTAAGAAAGAAAAACTTAAGACCATCAGCTGAAGTAATAGAAGAAAAAGTAACAGAACTATTGAAACTAGTAAAAATGGATGGTTTTGCAAAACGTTATCCAGCGCAATTATCTGGCGGACAACGACAGCGTATCGCACTAGCCCGGGCACTTGCAGTCGAACCGAAAATTTTATTGCTAGATGAACCGTTTGGTGCACTTGATGCAAAAGTACGGAAAGAATTGCGAAGATGGCTCCGGAAACTACATGACGAATTTCAAATTACGAGCGTATTCGTAACGCATGACCAAGAAGAAGCATTAGACGTTGCGGACCGCATTGTTGTAATGAATGAAGGGCGCATTGAACAAATGGGAACACCGGAAGAAGTGTATGAAAATCCAGCAAGCCCGTTCGTATATGACTTTTTAGGAAACGTGAATTTATTTCACGGCCGCGTTCATAAAGGTAAGCTAAATGTAGGATCGGTGGCACTAGAAGCACCAGAGCATAAGCACGTTTCAAATGTAGACGGAGTGGGATATGTAAGGCCACATCATCTATCAATCTCTCGTACGAAACAAAGTGTAGATGCAATTCCAGCGAAAGTATCATACTCTCACGCAGTTGGCCCTGTCGTATATGTAGAATTGAAGCGCGACGGAACAGAGGAATATTTAGAAGCAGAAATTAGTAAAGAGCAGTTCAGAAAGCTCAACATTCAAACGGGTGAGTTTGTATATGTACATCCGAGAGAAGTGAAAGTGTTTATTCCGGAGGATTTTGTGATTTAA
- the cysW gene encoding sulfate ABC transporter permease subunit CysW, translating to MEPTLLEKKIVKSVSAKKESKFVPILFITITILFLSLFLLLPLVTIFMKAFERGVDVYIAAVTDQEAFLAIRLTLLVALIVVPLNTIFGIAAAWLITKFQFKGKQLLLSLIELPFAVSPVIAGLVFVLLFTPRAALGGWLLEHGIKLIFSVPGIIIATIFVTFPFVARELIPVMQAQGKSEEEAALSLGASGWKMFWRVTLPNIKWGLLYGMILCNARAIGEFGAVSVVSGHVRGVTNTMPLHIEILYNEYQFSAAFAVATLMSLIAVLTLVIKNWIEWRIEKRQ from the coding sequence ATGGAACCAACATTATTAGAAAAGAAAATAGTAAAAAGCGTATCAGCTAAAAAAGAATCTAAGTTTGTACCCATTCTATTTATTACGATAACAATTTTATTTTTATCTCTCTTTCTATTACTGCCGCTCGTGACAATTTTTATGAAAGCATTTGAACGAGGAGTTGATGTATATATTGCCGCTGTAACAGATCAAGAAGCATTTTTGGCAATTAGGTTAACACTTCTCGTTGCATTAATTGTTGTACCGCTTAATACGATATTCGGAATAGCAGCGGCTTGGCTTATTACGAAGTTTCAGTTTAAAGGAAAGCAATTATTATTATCTCTTATTGAACTGCCGTTTGCTGTATCACCAGTTATCGCAGGATTAGTATTCGTTTTACTTTTCACACCTCGTGCGGCTCTTGGCGGATGGTTATTGGAACACGGGATAAAGCTCATCTTCTCTGTCCCTGGTATTATCATTGCGACGATTTTTGTTACGTTTCCGTTCGTTGCGCGTGAATTAATCCCGGTTATGCAGGCGCAAGGGAAGAGTGAAGAAGAAGCGGCGCTATCACTTGGCGCAAGCGGCTGGAAAATGTTTTGGCGCGTCACATTACCGAATATAAAATGGGGCCTATTATACGGCATGATTTTATGCAATGCCCGCGCCATTGGTGAGTTCGGAGCCGTTTCCGTTGTGTCTGGTCACGTGCGCGGTGTTACAAATACGATGCCGCTTCATATTGAAATTTTGTACAATGAATATCAATTTTCAGCAGCGTTTGCTGTGGCGACTTTAATGTCACTCATCGCAGTTCTTACGCTCGTTATAAAAAACTGGATTGAATGGAGAATAGAAAAACGACAATAA
- the cysT gene encoding sulfate ABC transporter permease subunit CysT: MRKKKRVLPGFGLSLGFTMLYMSLFVLIPLSIVFIQTSQLGWKKFAGVITSERVLHSYQVSFTTSLAAAIVNAIFGLLIAWVLVRYTFPGKRLLDGLIDLPFALPTAVAGITLTTLYAENGWVGKIFSVFHIKVAFTQLGIIVALTFIGLPFVVRMVQPVLQSIDKEVEEAASSLGASRFQIFVKIVLPEIFPALLAGFSLAFARALGEYGSVVFIAGNMPMKTEIAPLMIMTKLEQYDYAGATAVAAVMLIISLLFLLLINMIQTWSRRHEMKSE, translated from the coding sequence GTGAGGAAGAAGAAGCGTGTTTTACCGGGGTTTGGATTATCTCTTGGATTTACAATGCTGTATATGAGTTTATTCGTACTTATACCACTTTCTATCGTATTTATTCAAACTTCGCAGCTAGGCTGGAAGAAGTTTGCTGGGGTTATAACGAGTGAGCGCGTTTTACATTCCTATCAAGTAAGTTTCACAACTTCACTTGCAGCGGCAATCGTAAATGCCATTTTCGGTTTATTAATTGCCTGGGTACTCGTTCGCTACACATTTCCAGGGAAACGGTTATTAGACGGACTAATCGATTTACCATTCGCTCTTCCGACTGCTGTAGCAGGTATTACACTTACGACGCTTTATGCGGAAAATGGCTGGGTTGGAAAAATATTTAGTGTGTTTCATATAAAAGTAGCTTTTACCCAGCTAGGAATTATTGTTGCACTTACGTTTATTGGCTTACCATTTGTCGTCCGAATGGTGCAACCAGTACTACAAAGTATTGATAAAGAAGTAGAAGAAGCAGCTTCTAGTTTAGGGGCGTCGCGCTTCCAAATATTTGTGAAAATCGTTTTGCCAGAAATATTTCCGGCTCTACTTGCTGGTTTTTCACTCGCCTTTGCGCGGGCGTTAGGGGAATATGGATCTGTCGTGTTCATTGCAGGTAATATGCCGATGAAAACAGAAATTGCACCGCTTATGATTATGACGAAACTAGAACAATATGATTATGCAGGAGCAACAGCTGTAGCGGCTGTGATGCTTATTATTTCTCTCCTTTTCCTACTACTTATTAATATGATTCAAACTTGGAGCAGAAGGCATGAAATGAAAAGCGAATAG
- a CDS encoding sulfate ABC transporter substrate-binding protein — translation MKQWSKTALMKSTGVLLSAFVLLSGCGSATSTNNSEGSADKKTVELLNVSYDPTRELYQDFNKDFAKYWKEKHGQTVNVKQSHGGSGSQARSVIDGLEADVVTLALAYDIDAISKKKQLAEDWQKRLADNSTPYTSTIVFLVRKGNPKGIKDWDDLTKKGVSVITPNPKTSGGARWNYLGAWGYALKKYNNSEEKAKEFVGQIYKNVEVLDSGARGATTTFVEKGIGDVLIAWENEALLSQKELGKDKFEIVTPSISILAEPPVAVVDKVVDKKGTKKVAEGYLDYLYSEKGQEIAAKNFYRPRNEKVAEKYASQFPKVQLFTVDELFGGWKKAQEKHFNDGGVFDKIYQK, via the coding sequence ATGAAACAGTGGAGTAAGACAGCATTAATGAAAAGTACAGGTGTTTTATTATCAGCATTTGTCCTTTTGTCAGGGTGTGGTTCGGCAACATCCACTAACAATTCTGAAGGAAGTGCAGATAAGAAGACAGTCGAACTTTTAAATGTTTCATATGACCCGACGCGTGAGTTGTATCAAGATTTCAATAAAGACTTTGCGAAGTACTGGAAAGAGAAACATGGTCAGACAGTAAATGTAAAGCAATCACACGGGGGATCAGGAAGTCAGGCACGCTCCGTTATTGACGGTTTAGAAGCAGATGTTGTAACGCTAGCGCTCGCTTATGATATTGATGCAATTAGTAAGAAGAAACAACTAGCAGAAGATTGGCAGAAGCGACTTGCGGATAATTCTACTCCGTACACATCAACAATTGTATTTCTTGTGAGGAAAGGAAACCCGAAAGGAATTAAAGATTGGGATGATTTAACGAAAAAAGGTGTGTCTGTCATTACACCGAATCCAAAAACATCTGGAGGAGCACGTTGGAACTATTTAGGTGCGTGGGGATATGCGCTGAAGAAATATAACAATAGTGAAGAGAAAGCGAAAGAGTTTGTCGGTCAAATTTATAAAAACGTAGAAGTACTAGATTCAGGAGCACGAGGGGCAACGACTACTTTCGTTGAAAAAGGAATTGGTGATGTGTTAATCGCTTGGGAAAATGAAGCATTATTATCACAAAAAGAGCTTGGAAAAGATAAATTCGAAATTGTAACACCTTCGATTAGTATACTTGCAGAACCGCCAGTAGCTGTTGTAGATAAAGTCGTTGATAAAAAAGGAACGAAAAAAGTAGCAGAAGGATATCTTGACTATTTGTATTCAGAAAAAGGGCAAGAAATTGCGGCGAAAAACTTTTATCGCCCTCGTAATGAAAAAGTAGCAGAAAAGTACGCATCACAATTTCCGAAAGTTCAATTATTTACAGTTGATGAACTATTTGGCGGATGGAAAAAAGCGCAAGAAAAACATTTTAACGATGGAGGCGTATTCGATAAAATTTATCAAAAATAA
- a CDS encoding S-layer homology domain-containing protein, with protein sequence MIKKKYINAFVIAATLAVPFSGIMAPIAKADAAVEMKANSKLADGTYDVILKTYKDQTNETSVASTYLKNAKVTIQGDKKIVTLTVQDSSYFQYLRVEDTNKVGTFHDVKVISEDKTNNGTKVVQFEIDEFSKKYNMQMHILIPAIKYDHKYQVQFEIDASAIEKKSKFSDVPTWAQDSVQYLVDKEAVHGKPDGTFAPAENIDRGSAAKILATVLGLEINKDAKPSFHDAQNHWATPYIAAVEKAGIVKGDEKGNFNPSGLINRASMASMLVNAYKLERNENIKLPKEFADLKDHWGAKYANILIQESISAGTDNGWAPDKAVSRAEAAQFIAKTDKLKK encoded by the coding sequence ATGATTAAGAAAAAATATATTAATGCATTCGTTATAGCAGCAACTTTAGCAGTTCCATTTAGCGGTATCATGGCACCTATTGCGAAAGCAGATGCAGCGGTTGAAATGAAAGCAAATAGCAAACTTGCAGATGGTACATATGACGTTATTTTAAAAACTTATAAAGATCAAACGAATGAAACATCTGTTGCTTCTACATATTTAAAAAATGCAAAAGTAACAATTCAAGGTGACAAAAAAATCGTTACGTTAACAGTTCAAGATAGTAGCTATTTCCAGTATCTTAGAGTAGAAGATACTAATAAAGTAGGGACATTCCATGATGTGAAAGTGATCTCTGAAGATAAAACAAATAATGGTACGAAGGTTGTTCAATTTGAAATCGATGAGTTCTCGAAAAAATATAATATGCAAATGCATATATTAATTCCAGCAATTAAATATGATCATAAATATCAAGTGCAGTTTGAAATTGATGCGAGTGCAATTGAAAAGAAATCTAAGTTCTCAGATGTACCGACTTGGGCACAAGATTCAGTTCAATATTTAGTAGACAAAGAGGCAGTACATGGTAAGCCAGATGGTACATTTGCACCGGCTGAAAATATCGATCGTGGTTCAGCAGCAAAAATATTAGCTACTGTTTTAGGATTAGAAATTAATAAAGATGCGAAGCCATCATTCCATGATGCGCAAAATCATTGGGCTACACCGTACATCGCAGCAGTTGAAAAAGCTGGTATTGTAAAAGGTGATGAGAAGGGTAACTTCAATCCGAGCGGGTTAATTAACCGTGCATCGATGGCTTCTATGCTAGTGAATGCATATAAATTAGAAAGAAATGAAAATATTAAACTACCTAAAGAGTTTGCTGACCTAAAAGATCATTGGGGCGCGAAGTATGCGAACATTTTAATTCAAGAAAGCATTTCAGCTGGAACAGATAATGGATGGGCTCCCGATAAAGCGGTAAGCCGCGCAGAAGCAGCTCAATTTATTGCGAAGACAGATAAGTTGAAGAAATAA
- a CDS encoding fatty acid--CoA ligase family protein has product MNLVQSLAETAKKKGDKPAYIFMDQSVSYDQLNKVVTRFSSNLAKMGVGKGDNVALAVGNSPHFLVGLYGTMKAGATVIPINPIYTADEIHYILQNGDVKTIIVLDVLLPVIQSLTTRLPSLENIIICETSSDFTHTETEKMKTFTSFIGTGDITYEGPELDEEDVAVILYTSGTTGKPKGAMLTHKNLYSNASDVASYLQYTADDRVVAALPMFHVFCLTVAVNAPIVNGATILMIPRFSPKEVFRICRTYEPTIFAGVPTMYNYLYLFEEASAEDVKTLRLCISGGASMPVALLQNFEKRFDVIVSEGYGLSEASPVTCFNPLDRPRKPGSIGTNIWHVENKIVNELGEEVPVGAVGELIVRGPNVMKGYYNAPEDTAATLKDGWLYTGDLAKMDEEGYFYIVDRKKDIVLVGGYNVYPREVEEVLYTHDSVAEVVVIGVPDENLGEAVRAYVVLKQTNVTEEELMHYCTLHLAKYKVPKSIEFLTELPKNTTGKLLRRALREKALQV; this is encoded by the coding sequence GTGAATCTCGTTCAATCTTTGGCTGAAACGGCAAAAAAGAAGGGGGATAAACCGGCGTACATATTTATGGATCAGTCGGTCTCGTATGACCAATTAAACAAAGTGGTCACTAGGTTTTCTAGTAATTTAGCAAAAATGGGCGTTGGAAAAGGGGACAATGTCGCATTAGCTGTAGGCAATTCACCACATTTTTTAGTAGGTTTATACGGAACAATGAAAGCAGGGGCAACTGTCATTCCAATTAATCCAATTTATACAGCAGACGAAATACATTACATATTACAAAATGGAGATGTAAAAACAATCATCGTACTCGACGTCCTTCTACCTGTTATACAATCTCTTACAACAAGACTTCCTTCACTTGAAAATATCATCATATGCGAAACCTCATCAGATTTTACTCATACAGAAACTGAAAAAATGAAAACGTTTACTAGTTTTATAGGAACTGGAGATATAACTTACGAAGGTCCTGAACTAGATGAAGAAGATGTAGCTGTTATTTTATACACTTCAGGTACAACTGGAAAGCCAAAAGGCGCTATGTTAACGCATAAAAATTTATATAGTAACGCAAGCGATGTTGCGTCATATTTACAATATACTGCTGATGATCGCGTCGTTGCGGCACTGCCGATGTTCCATGTATTCTGTTTAACAGTTGCAGTAAATGCGCCGATTGTGAACGGGGCAACGATTTTAATGATACCGAGGTTTAGTCCGAAAGAAGTATTCCGTATTTGTCGTACGTATGAACCAACGATTTTTGCTGGTGTGCCGACGATGTACAATTACTTATATTTATTTGAAGAAGCAAGCGCAGAAGATGTAAAGACGCTTCGTCTCTGTATTTCAGGTGGTGCGTCAATGCCTGTTGCCCTTCTGCAAAACTTTGAAAAACGTTTTGATGTGATTGTCTCAGAAGGATACGGTTTATCAGAAGCATCACCAGTTACTTGTTTTAATCCGTTAGATCGTCCTCGTAAACCAGGTTCGATTGGTACAAATATTTGGCACGTAGAAAATAAAATTGTGAATGAACTTGGGGAAGAAGTACCTGTCGGTGCAGTTGGGGAGTTAATTGTTCGCGGACCTAACGTTATGAAGGGTTACTATAATGCGCCAGAAGATACAGCAGCGACACTTAAAGACGGATGGCTATATACAGGTGACTTAGCGAAAATGGATGAAGAAGGTTACTTCTATATCGTCGATCGCAAAAAAGATATTGTTTTAGTTGGCGGTTATAACGTATATCCTCGTGAAGTAGAGGAAGTATTATATACTCACGATTCGGTAGCTGAAGTTGTTGTAATAGGCGTTCCTGATGAAAACTTAGGAGAAGCAGTACGAGCTTACGTCGTTCTGAAACAAACGAACGTAACAGAAGAAGAACTGATGCATTACTGCACGTTACATTTAGCGAAATATAAAGTGCCAAAGAGCATTGAATTTTTAACAGAATTGCCGAAGAATACAACTGGTAAGTTGTTAAGAAGAGCTTTGAGAGAGAAGGCATTACAAGTATAA
- a CDS encoding lipoate--protein ligase produces the protein MLFIDNKGITDPRINLAIEEYCVKNLDINETYLLFYINEPSIIIGKNQNTVEEINADYVKEQGIHVVRRLSGGGAVYHDLGNLNFSFITKDDGDSFSNFKKFTEPVTKALGKLGVNAELSGRNDILAEGRKISGNAQFSTKGRMFSHGTLLFDSEIDHVVSALKVKMDKIQSKGIKSIRSRVANITEFLNEKMTTEEFRQLLLETIFEGETEIPTYELTEDDWKEIHKLSEERYRNWDWNYGKSPKFNLQHSHRFPVGQVDVRLEVKKGTVTECKIYGDFFGSLDVHDIEERLTGVQFDKDAFTVALEGVDIARYFGNITTEDFLHLFF, from the coding sequence ATGTTATTTATTGATAATAAAGGGATTACAGATCCTAGAATAAACTTAGCAATTGAAGAATACTGTGTGAAAAACTTAGATATTAACGAAACGTATTTACTGTTCTACATTAATGAGCCTTCGATTATCATTGGTAAAAACCAAAACACAGTAGAAGAAATTAATGCAGATTACGTAAAAGAACAAGGTATTCATGTCGTTCGTCGTCTATCAGGCGGGGGCGCAGTATATCATGATTTAGGAAACTTAAACTTCAGCTTTATTACGAAAGATGATGGAGATAGTTTCAGCAACTTCAAAAAATTCACAGAGCCTGTAACGAAAGCGCTTGGTAAACTAGGCGTAAATGCAGAGCTAAGTGGTCGTAACGACATTTTAGCTGAAGGTAGAAAAATTTCAGGTAACGCGCAGTTCTCAACGAAAGGTCGTATGTTTAGTCACGGCACGTTACTATTTGATTCTGAAATCGATCATGTCGTATCAGCGTTAAAAGTAAAGATGGATAAGATTCAATCAAAAGGAATTAAATCAATCCGTAGCCGCGTTGCGAACATTACAGAGTTCCTAAACGAAAAAATGACGACAGAAGAGTTTAGACAACTTCTTCTAGAAACAATTTTCGAAGGAGAAACAGAAATTCCAACGTACGAATTAACAGAAGATGATTGGAAAGAAATCCATAAACTTTCTGAAGAGCGCTACCGCAATTGGGACTGGAACTACGGAAAATCTCCGAAGTTCAACTTACAACATTCACACCGCTTCCCAGTTGGACAAGTTGACGTTCGTCTTGAAGTGAAAAAAGGAACAGTAACAGAATGTAAAATTTACGGTGATTTCTTCGGCTCACTAGATGTTCATGACATTGAAGAACGTTTAACTGGCGTACAATTTGATAAAGATGCATTCACTGTAGCTTTAGAAGGCGTAGATATCGCGCGTTACTTCGGTAATATTACAACAGAAGATTTCTTACATTTATTCTTCTAA
- a CDS encoding MBL fold metallo-hydrolase → MKMTVVGFWGGFPEAGEATSGYLFEHDGFRLLVDCGSGVLAQIQKYITPSDIDAVVLSHYHHDHVADIGVLQYARLITSAIKGQLPELPIYGHSFDENGFNSLTHAPHTKGIAYNPEETLQIGPFSISFLKTVHPVTCFAMRITAGDDAVVYSADSSYIPEFIPFTKDADLFICECNMYAHQEAAKAGHMNSTEVASIAKTANVKELLLTHLPHTGNPSDLVTEAKQIFSGHITLAHSGYVWNS, encoded by the coding sequence ATGAAAATGACTGTTGTCGGCTTTTGGGGCGGCTTTCCAGAAGCGGGAGAAGCAACGTCGGGGTATTTGTTTGAACACGATGGTTTTCGTTTACTTGTAGACTGTGGTAGTGGTGTACTAGCACAGATTCAAAAATATATAACACCGTCTGATATAGATGCAGTTGTATTGTCGCACTATCATCACGATCATGTTGCAGACATTGGGGTATTGCAATATGCGAGATTAATTACGAGTGCGATAAAAGGACAACTACCGGAGTTACCAATATACGGTCATTCGTTTGATGAGAATGGATTTAATTCTTTAACGCATGCACCGCATACGAAAGGGATCGCGTACAATCCAGAAGAAACACTTCAAATTGGGCCGTTCTCCATTTCATTCTTAAAAACTGTTCATCCTGTTACATGCTTTGCGATGCGTATTACAGCTGGCGATGATGCCGTAGTATACAGCGCTGATTCAAGTTATATTCCTGAATTTATCCCATTCACGAAGGATGCTGATCTTTTCATTTGTGAGTGTAACATGTATGCACATCAAGAAGCTGCAAAAGCAGGGCATATGAATAGTACAGAAGTAGCAAGTATTGCGAAAACTGCGAATGTAAAAGAACTTTTATTAACGCACTTGCCGCATACAGGCAACCCATCTGATTTAGTAACAGAAGCAAAACAAATTTTCAGTGGTCATATTACGCTAGCGCATAGTGGCTACGTATGGAACTCATGA
- the yhfH gene encoding protein YhfH, with product MIDQPMEFFRNLPTKTCAHCGKEIDEQHEAYHNKCDDCVHED from the coding sequence ATGATTGATCAACCAATGGAGTTTTTCCGAAATTTACCGACGAAAACTTGTGCACACTGCGGGAAGGAAATTGATGAGCAGCACGAAGCATACCATAACAAATGTGACGATTGCGTTCACGAAGATTAG
- a CDS encoding LacI family DNA-binding transcriptional regulator, with protein sequence MSTIEDVAKLAGLSRTTVSRVINNHPYVSDEKKKRVQLAMKHLGFVPNSAARRLRKQKTETIAVLVPRITNPFFSRFIEAIEIAASEHKYKLIICQTRYLPEKEMEYLQLLSTKQVDGIILCSLENPWEDVEPYLQHGPIVLCNEYIEEANVPTVKFDHAQGAYIAANHVLEQGYRNLIFCRGNETKVVSQQRKMGFLRAITEKSREVEAIDFLENAFSWDDGKRIFNEVLKDKKNPTAILAGGDEVAAGIISEAKRHGWSIPEDLAVIGFDNQILAQITEPGITTIEQPIDEMARKVVDLMMDKIHTKNYRQKELYEFELELLVKGSTMKDTMLLA encoded by the coding sequence GTGTCGACTATCGAGGACGTGGCGAAATTAGCGGGGTTATCAAGGACAACGGTTTCTAGGGTGATTAATAATCATCCATATGTTTCAGATGAGAAGAAGAAAAGGGTTCAATTAGCAATGAAGCATTTAGGCTTCGTTCCTAATTCTGCGGCGAGAAGGCTTCGTAAACAAAAAACAGAAACAATTGCGGTGCTTGTTCCAAGGATTACAAATCCTTTTTTTAGTAGATTTATTGAAGCAATCGAGATTGCTGCTTCTGAACATAAATATAAACTGATTATTTGTCAAACAAGATATTTACCGGAAAAAGAGATGGAGTATTTACAATTATTATCTACGAAACAAGTAGATGGGATTATTCTATGTTCACTAGAAAATCCGTGGGAAGATGTAGAGCCATACTTGCAACACGGTCCAATCGTGTTATGTAATGAATATATTGAGGAAGCAAATGTTCCAACAGTGAAGTTTGATCATGCACAGGGAGCATACATAGCTGCCAATCATGTATTAGAACAAGGATATCGTAATCTGATTTTTTGCCGTGGTAACGAAACGAAAGTAGTGAGCCAACAGCGAAAAATGGGCTTTTTACGCGCTATTACTGAAAAGAGTAGAGAAGTGGAAGCGATCGATTTTCTTGAAAACGCTTTCTCTTGGGATGATGGAAAACGAATATTCAATGAAGTATTAAAGGACAAAAAAAATCCTACCGCGATTTTGGCAGGAGGCGACGAGGTTGCAGCTGGAATTATCTCAGAGGCGAAACGCCATGGTTGGAGTATTCCAGAAGATCTCGCTGTGATCGGTTTTGATAATCAAATTTTAGCGCAGATTACAGAGCCAGGTATTACGACAATTGAACAGCCAATCGACGAGATGGCCCGAAAAGTTGTTGACTTAATGATGGATAAAATCCATACGAAAAATTATCGACAAAAAGAATTGTATGAGTTTGAACTGGAGCTCTTGGTGAAAGGTTCAACGATGAAGGATACGATGTTATTAGCCTAG